From Leptospira limi, one genomic window encodes:
- a CDS encoding molybdopterin molybdotransferase MoeA: protein MISYTEAIDSILKESRSYGTELIPLSNALGRVLAEDIFADRDYPPFHRSAMDGFAISYNDYLQGKQFQYHRELHAGFTLSKLPNESVIRIMTGAPVPEGFDVVIKIEDSVLSETNGIRTVSFPMEQVLQWQNIAKQGEDAKKGDSLLSIGTQLRLSEISLLASVGKANVAVFSFPKVRIISTGNEVVPIHENPLPHQIRDSNSITIFTSLLKFGITPDQITHVPDDQTEMENTIKQGLDSDVLILSGGVSMGEKDLVPNLLTKLGVKNIFHKTAIKPGKPIWFGKKDNTIVFGLPGNPFSVQTCFRIFIDPYLRASFSLQRESSLKFPILDSKKKKHNLTEFFPVQLVTKEKTYLASIPFNGSGDIKAGRNSDGLGIFPSDSKQLHSEQVIEFLPW, encoded by the coding sequence TTGATCTCCTATACGGAAGCAATTGATTCGATACTCAAAGAATCTAGATCTTATGGTACAGAACTCATCCCACTAAGTAATGCTTTAGGAAGAGTTTTGGCTGAAGATATTTTTGCAGATCGCGATTATCCACCTTTCCATCGTTCAGCGATGGATGGGTTCGCAATTTCTTACAATGATTATTTGCAAGGGAAACAATTTCAGTATCATAGAGAACTACATGCAGGTTTCACCCTTTCAAAACTTCCGAATGAGTCGGTGATTCGCATCATGACAGGAGCGCCAGTACCAGAAGGTTTCGATGTTGTGATCAAAATTGAAGATTCAGTCCTTTCAGAAACAAACGGAATTCGAACTGTCTCCTTCCCAATGGAGCAGGTATTACAATGGCAAAATATCGCAAAACAAGGTGAAGATGCAAAAAAAGGAGATTCACTCTTATCGATTGGAACACAACTACGTCTTTCTGAAATTTCTTTGCTCGCTAGTGTCGGTAAAGCGAATGTTGCAGTGTTTTCGTTCCCCAAAGTACGCATCATATCAACAGGGAATGAAGTTGTTCCAATCCATGAAAATCCACTTCCCCATCAAATCCGTGATTCAAATTCTATAACGATTTTTACCTCATTGTTAAAATTTGGAATCACCCCCGATCAAATAACACATGTGCCCGATGATCAAACCGAAATGGAAAATACCATAAAACAAGGATTAGACTCCGACGTATTAATTTTATCCGGTGGTGTTTCAATGGGAGAAAAAGATTTAGTCCCTAATTTACTAACAAAGTTAGGAGTGAAGAATATCTTTCACAAAACTGCTATTAAACCAGGAAAACCAATTTGGTTTGGCAAAAAAGATAACACGATTGTTTTTGGGCTTCCCGGTAATCCCTTTAGTGTACAAACATGTTTTCGTATTTTTATCGATCCGTATTTGAGAGCCTCATTTTCTCTACAACGAGAATCAAGTTTGAAGTTTCCAATCCTCGACTCAAAAAAGAAAAAACATAACCTAACAGAATTCTTTCCCGTTCAATTGGTAACAAAAGAAAAAACATATTTGGCTTCTATTCCTTTTAATGGAAGTGGAGATATCAAAGCCGGTAGAAACTCAGATGGACTTGGTATCTTTCCAAGTGACTCAAAACAATTGCATTCCGAACAAGTGATCGAGTTTTTACCTTGGTAA
- the moaCB gene encoding bifunctional molybdenum cofactor biosynthesis protein MoaC/MoaB, with protein sequence MNDITGKRTTLRYAEAEGFVYCQKETIERIKSNTLPKGDLFEVAKAAALLGAKKTSDIIPHCHPVPIDFFSIQFEIIEDKNAIRITTQAKSIGKTGIEMEALTGVTVATLVIYDLLKPIDKSLEISNVRLLEKKGGKTDKQITKFVEGSNAKILVCSDSCFSGNKEDGSGKIIAELLNNEGVQVLEIKIVPDEPKEIEQTISTWTKEKIDLIITTGGTGLGPRDNTTDTIKPMFDKEIPGIAEVMRSFGQDRTPFAMLSRSVAGSIGKTVIIAVPGSSNGARESLTAILPAVFHAKKMMRGEGH encoded by the coding sequence ATGAACGATATCACTGGAAAAAGAACCACACTCCGGTATGCAGAAGCGGAAGGTTTTGTCTACTGCCAAAAAGAAACCATAGAAAGGATCAAATCAAATACTTTGCCAAAAGGCGATTTGTTTGAAGTTGCAAAAGCAGCGGCTCTGTTAGGCGCCAAAAAAACATCAGACATCATTCCACATTGCCATCCTGTTCCCATTGATTTTTTTTCGATCCAATTTGAAATCATTGAAGATAAAAATGCAATTCGTATCACAACCCAAGCGAAATCCATAGGAAAAACAGGAATCGAAATGGAAGCATTAACAGGTGTGACTGTGGCAACACTTGTAATTTATGATCTATTAAAACCTATTGATAAATCCTTGGAAATTTCAAATGTTCGGCTTTTAGAGAAAAAAGGTGGGAAAACAGACAAACAAATAACAAAGTTTGTGGAAGGTTCAAATGCAAAGATATTAGTGTGTTCGGACTCATGTTTTTCTGGAAATAAAGAAGATGGATCTGGGAAAATCATCGCCGAACTGCTAAATAACGAAGGTGTCCAAGTTTTAGAGATCAAAATTGTTCCCGATGAACCAAAAGAAATTGAACAAACTATATCTACTTGGACAAAAGAAAAGATAGATCTAATTATAACAACTGGTGGAACAGGTCTTGGTCCAAGAGATAACACAACCGATACCATCAAACCAATGTTCGATAAAGAAATTCCAGGTATTGCAGAAGTTATGAGATCCTTCGGACAAGATAGAACTCCTTTTGCCATGTTATCAAGGTCAGTTGCTGGTAGTATTGGAAAAACGGTTATTATCGCAGTGCCAGGGAGTAGCAATGGAGCACGTGAGAGTTTAACTGCGATTTTACCAGCTGTTTTCCATGCAAAAAAAATGATGAGAGGTGAAGGTCATTGA